In one Denitratisoma sp. genomic region, the following are encoded:
- the ruvA gene encoding Holliday junction branch migration protein RuvA: MIGRLTGILVEKNPPQITLDVAGVGYEVDVPMSTFYHLPANGEKVTLHTHLAVREDAHQLFGFATEAERAAFRQLLKISGIGARTALAVLSGLSVAELSQAVAAQEAGRLTKIPGIGKKTAERLLLELRDRMKGIVAVAPAAAASPSGDILNALLALGYNEREAQAALKALPADVSVSDGIRQALKSLSKA, encoded by the coding sequence ATGATCGGCCGCCTCACCGGCATCCTCGTCGAAAAGAACCCGCCGCAAATCACGCTGGACGTGGCCGGCGTCGGCTACGAGGTCGATGTGCCCATGAGCACCTTCTACCACCTGCCCGCCAATGGCGAGAAGGTGACCCTGCATACCCACCTGGCGGTGCGCGAGGACGCGCACCAGCTCTTCGGCTTCGCCACGGAAGCCGAGCGCGCCGCCTTCCGCCAGCTGCTGAAAATTTCCGGCATCGGCGCGCGCACGGCACTGGCGGTGCTCTCCGGCCTCTCGGTGGCCGAGCTCTCCCAGGCGGTGGCGGCGCAGGAAGCCGGCCGCCTGACGAAAATCCCCGGCATCGGCAAGAAGACGGCGGAACGGCTGCTGCTGGAATTGCGCGACAGGATGAAAGGCATCGTCGCCGTCGCCCCGGCCGCGGCCGCCTCGCCCTCCGGCGACATCCTCAACGCCCTGCTCGCGCTCGGCTACAACGAGCGCGAGGCGCAGGCGGCATTGAAGGCCCTGCCCGCGGACGTGTCCGTCTCCGACGGCATCCGCCAGGCGCTGAAGTCGCTGTCCAAGGCCTGA
- a CDS encoding AI-2E family transporter, whose translation MDNKRLARIALVTLLALGCFLILQPFIAAILFAAIVCVTTWPLHAWLLARLGGRPALASALTTLLLMLVVLVPMVFLAISLADAVPALVEKLRGVVQRAAMGPPEWLGKIPFVGGQLDAYWHSLAESREEFNKLLKQLYDPARTVLLKTVALTGEGLLQIVLVLFIAFFLYRDGPALGKRLEDSSSRLGGELGGQMLALARSTVMGVMVGIVGTAAAQSLVALVGFLIAGVPGAMLLAAAIFFLSMIPVGPPLIWGGAAFWLYDQGQTGWAIFMAVYGLAVISSVDNFVKPLLISRTASLPILLIALGVFGGVLAFGFIGIFLGPVLLALGLVLAEKWTTAPSAFAERE comes from the coding sequence ATGGACAACAAACGACTCGCCCGCATCGCCCTCGTCACGCTGCTGGCGCTCGGCTGCTTCCTGATCCTGCAGCCCTTCATCGCCGCCATTCTGTTCGCCGCCATCGTCTGCGTCACCACCTGGCCCCTGCATGCCTGGCTGCTCGCCCGCCTGGGCGGCCGGCCGGCACTCGCCTCGGCGCTGACCACGCTGCTGCTGATGCTGGTGGTGCTGGTGCCGATGGTCTTTCTCGCCATCAGCCTGGCCGATGCGGTGCCGGCGCTGGTCGAGAAGCTGCGCGGGGTGGTCCAGCGCGCCGCCATGGGGCCGCCGGAGTGGCTGGGCAAGATTCCCTTCGTCGGCGGCCAGCTCGATGCCTACTGGCACAGCCTCGCCGAGAGCCGTGAGGAGTTCAACAAGCTGCTCAAGCAGCTCTACGACCCGGCGCGCACGGTGCTGCTGAAGACCGTCGCCCTGACCGGCGAGGGCTTGCTGCAGATCGTCCTGGTGCTGTTCATCGCCTTCTTCCTCTACCGCGACGGGCCGGCGCTGGGCAAGCGCCTCGAGGACAGCAGCAGCCGGCTGGGCGGCGAGCTGGGCGGGCAGATGCTGGCGCTGGCGCGCAGCACGGTGATGGGCGTCATGGTCGGCATCGTCGGCACCGCCGCCGCGCAATCCCTGGTGGCCCTGGTCGGCTTCCTCATCGCCGGCGTGCCGGGCGCCATGCTGCTCGCTGCGGCGATCTTCTTCCTCTCCATGATCCCGGTCGGCCCGCCGCTGATCTGGGGCGGCGCCGCCTTCTGGCTCTACGACCAGGGCCAGACCGGCTGGGCGATCTTCATGGCGGTCTACGGCTTGGCCGTCATCAGCAGCGTGGACAACTTCGTCAAGCCGCTGCTCATCAGCCGCACCGCCAGCCTGCCGATCCTGCTCATCGCCCTGGGCGTCTTCGGCGGCGTGCTCGCCTTCGGCTTCATCGGCATCTTCCTCGGTCCCGTCCTCCTGGCGCTCGGTCTCGTGCTGGCGGAAAAATGGACGACGGCCCCCTCGGCCTTCGCGGAGCGCGAATGA
- a CDS encoding YebC/PmpR family DNA-binding transcriptional regulator, which produces MAGHSKWANIQHRKGRQDAKRGKIFTKLIKEITVAAKMGGGDPNGNPRLRLAIDKAKAQSLPKDTMDNAIKRGTGQLEGVTYEEIRYEGYGIGGAAVMVDCLTDNKTRTVAEVRHAFSKNGGNMGAEGSVAFQFKHCGQFVFAPGTGEDKVMEAALEAGAEDVLANEDGSVEVICAPQDFHAVKSGLEEAGLQAEVADITLKPLNETELAGEDAARMQKLLDALDALDDVQEVYTTAVMNEG; this is translated from the coding sequence ATGGCCGGCCACTCCAAATGGGCCAACATCCAGCATCGCAAGGGGCGCCAGGACGCCAAGCGCGGCAAGATCTTCACCAAGCTCATCAAGGAAATCACCGTCGCCGCCAAGATGGGCGGCGGCGACCCCAACGGCAACCCGCGCCTGCGCCTGGCCATCGACAAGGCCAAGGCGCAGAGCCTGCCCAAGGACACCATGGACAACGCCATCAAGCGCGGTACCGGCCAGCTCGAGGGCGTCACCTACGAGGAGATCCGCTACGAGGGCTACGGCATCGGCGGCGCCGCGGTGATGGTGGACTGCCTCACCGACAACAAGACGCGCACCGTGGCCGAGGTGCGCCACGCCTTCTCCAAGAACGGCGGCAACATGGGCGCGGAAGGCTCGGTGGCCTTCCAGTTCAAGCACTGCGGCCAGTTCGTCTTCGCCCCCGGCACCGGCGAGGACAAGGTGATGGAGGCGGCGCTGGAGGCCGGCGCCGAGGACGTGCTCGCCAACGAGGACGGCAGCGTCGAGGTGATCTGCGCCCCGCAGGACTTCCATGCCGTCAAGTCCGGACTGGAGGAGGCCGGCCTCCAGGCGGAAGTCGCCGACATCACCCTGAAGCCGCTCAACGAGACCGAACTCGCCGGCGAGGACGCCGCCAGGATGCAGAAGCTGCTCGACGCCCTCGACGCCCTCGACGACGTGCAGGAGGTCTACACGACTGCCGTCATGAACGAAGGCTGA
- a CDS encoding lysophospholipid acyltransferase family protein produces MSLLFRLLGRLPLRLLHALGALFGWAAWLASPTYRRHTKENLALAFGPAEAAAILPAAVAHAGRGVLELPYLWTRPKAEVLGLVREAAGWELVEAALQRGDGLLFFTPHLGCFEITAQYIAVRTPITVLYRRPKQAWLQPFIESGRGGGTHLHLAPADLSGVRLLLKALKRHEAVGMLPDQVPGMGEGQWADFFGRPAYTMTLGARLSETGRTTVLLVYAERLPGGRGYDLRFSAPTQPIAGTQAERVAAINRALEDLIRSCPQQYLWGYNRYKAPRGAEPPPC; encoded by the coding sequence ATGTCATTGCTTTTCCGTCTGCTGGGCCGCCTTCCCCTCCGCCTGCTGCATGCCCTCGGCGCCCTGTTCGGCTGGGCCGCCTGGCTCGCCTCGCCGACCTACCGGCGCCACACGAAGGAAAACCTGGCGCTGGCCTTTGGCCCCGCCGAGGCCGCGGCCATCCTGCCGGCGGCGGTGGCCCATGCCGGGCGCGGCGTGCTGGAACTGCCGTACTTGTGGACGCGGCCGAAAGCCGAGGTGCTCGGCCTGGTGAGGGAAGCCGCCGGCTGGGAACTGGTCGAGGCCGCCCTGCAGCGCGGCGACGGCCTTCTTTTCTTCACGCCCCATCTGGGCTGCTTCGAAATCACCGCCCAGTACATTGCCGTGCGCACGCCGATCACGGTGCTCTACCGCCGGCCGAAGCAGGCCTGGCTGCAGCCGTTCATCGAAAGCGGACGCGGCGGCGGCACCCATCTCCACCTGGCGCCGGCCGACCTGTCCGGCGTGCGCCTGCTGCTGAAGGCGCTCAAGCGCCACGAGGCGGTGGGCATGCTGCCCGACCAGGTGCCGGGCATGGGCGAGGGCCAGTGGGCGGACTTCTTCGGCCGGCCGGCCTACACCATGACCCTGGGGGCGCGCCTGAGCGAAACAGGCCGGACGACGGTGCTGCTGGTCTACGCCGAGCGCCTGCCGGGCGGCCGTGGCTACGACCTGCGCTTTTCCGCGCCGACGCAGCCGATCGCCGGCACGCAGGCGGAGCGCGTGGCGGCGATCAACCGGGCGCTGGAAGACCTCATCCGCAGCTGCCCGCAGCAATACCTCTGGGGCTACAACCGCTACAAGGCGCCGCGCGGCGCGGAGCCGCCGCCATGCTGA
- the metF gene encoding methylenetetrahydrofolate reductase [NAD(P)H], with translation MERTLSFEFFPPQTPEGMDKLRAAWRQLAQLKPAFFSCTFGAGGSTRDRTLETVLEIQAEGLPAAPHLSCIGSTRENVRAVLARYREAGIRRIVALRGDLPSGMADPGEFRYANELVEFIRAETGDWFHVEVAAYPEYHPQARSPREDLLNFKRKVDAGADSAITQYFFNADAYAHFVEAAQALGVSVPIVPGVMPIANFSKIARFSDACGAEIPRWMRKKFESFGDDSASVRSFGLDVVTELCERLLASGAPGLHFYTLNQAGLTSTICQRLGL, from the coding sequence ATGGAAAGGACGCTTTCCTTCGAGTTCTTCCCGCCGCAGACGCCGGAAGGCATGGACAAGCTGCGCGCCGCGTGGCGCCAGCTTGCCCAGCTGAAGCCGGCCTTCTTCTCCTGCACCTTCGGCGCCGGCGGCTCCACCCGCGACCGCACGCTGGAAACGGTGCTGGAGATCCAGGCCGAGGGCCTGCCGGCGGCGCCGCACCTTTCCTGCATCGGCTCGACGCGGGAGAACGTGCGCGCCGTGCTGGCGCGCTACAGGGAAGCCGGCATCCGCCGCATCGTCGCCCTGCGCGGCGACCTGCCCTCGGGCATGGCCGACCCGGGCGAGTTCCGCTACGCCAACGAACTGGTGGAATTCATCCGGGCGGAGACCGGCGACTGGTTCCACGTCGAGGTAGCGGCCTATCCGGAGTACCACCCGCAGGCGAGGAGTCCGCGCGAGGACCTGCTCAACTTCAAACGCAAGGTGGACGCCGGCGCCGATTCGGCCATCACGCAGTACTTCTTCAATGCCGATGCCTACGCGCACTTCGTCGAGGCGGCACAGGCGCTGGGGGTCAGCGTGCCGATCGTGCCGGGCGTCATGCCGATCGCCAACTTCAGCAAGATCGCCCGCTTCTCGGACGCCTGCGGCGCGGAGATCCCGCGCTGGATGCGTAAAAAGTTCGAGAGCTTCGGCGACGACAGCGCGTCGGTGCGCTCCTTCGGTCTCGACGTGGTGACGGAGCTGTGCGAGCGGCTGCTGGCCAGCGGGGCGCCGGGCCTTCATTTCTACACGCTGAACCAGGCCGGCCTGACGTCGACGATCTGTCAGCGGCTCGGTTTGTAA
- a CDS encoding DUF853 family protein encodes MVPPLVIAKSGELDLALLPQMANRHGLITGATGTGKTVSLQTLAEHFSGIGVPCFMSDVKGDLSGVSQPGGGNAKVEERVAMLKLEGFEHRGYPVTLWDPFGESGHPVRATVSDMGPLLLGRMLELNETQSGVLNLVFKVADDNGLLLLDLKDLRAMLAFVGENAKQFTTEYGNVSAASIGAIQRGLLALESQGGEQLFGEPMLDIADLIQTDRGRGIINILSADRLMQAPKMYATLLLWLLSELFENLPEAGDLDKPKLVFFFDEAHLLFADAPAALVDKIEQVVRLIRSKGVGVYFVTQNPADVPDKVLSQLGNRVQHALRAFSARDQKAVKAAAETMRDNPSLDEVAAITELGVGEALVSCLDEKGRPGVVQRAFVVPPQGQIGPITDAQRRQLMQNSLVAGVYEKAVDRESAYEILKARAAQAAAAPPPQAPPQQPGGGGLLGGLGDLLGGGSGRRRQSVAEAAVTSAARAIGSNLGRQIVRGVLGSILGGTRR; translated from the coding sequence ATGGTCCCGCCGCTCGTCATTGCGAAATCCGGCGAACTCGATCTGGCCCTGCTGCCGCAGATGGCCAACCGCCACGGCCTCATCACCGGCGCCACCGGCACCGGCAAGACCGTCAGCCTGCAGACGCTGGCCGAGCACTTCTCCGGCATCGGCGTGCCCTGCTTCATGTCGGACGTCAAGGGCGACCTTTCGGGCGTCTCGCAGCCCGGCGGCGGCAACGCCAAGGTGGAGGAGCGGGTGGCGATGCTGAAACTCGAAGGCTTCGAACACCGGGGCTACCCCGTCACGCTGTGGGACCCGTTCGGCGAGTCCGGCCATCCGGTGCGCGCCACCGTTTCCGACATGGGGCCGCTGCTGCTCGGCCGCATGCTCGAGCTCAATGAAACGCAAAGCGGCGTGCTCAACCTGGTGTTCAAGGTGGCCGACGACAACGGCCTCCTGCTGCTGGATCTCAAGGACCTGCGCGCGATGCTCGCCTTCGTCGGGGAAAACGCCAAGCAGTTCACCACCGAGTACGGCAACGTCTCCGCCGCCTCCATCGGCGCCATCCAGCGCGGCCTGCTCGCGCTCGAATCGCAGGGCGGCGAGCAGCTCTTCGGCGAACCGATGCTCGACATCGCCGACCTCATCCAGACCGACCGCGGCCGCGGCATCATCAACATCCTCTCCGCCGACCGCCTGATGCAGGCGCCGAAGATGTACGCGACCCTGCTCCTGTGGCTGCTCTCCGAACTGTTCGAGAACCTGCCCGAGGCGGGCGACCTCGACAAGCCGAAGCTGGTGTTCTTCTTCGACGAGGCGCACCTGCTGTTCGCCGACGCACCGGCGGCGCTGGTCGACAAGATCGAGCAGGTGGTGCGGCTGATCCGCTCCAAGGGCGTCGGCGTCTATTTCGTCACGCAGAACCCGGCCGACGTGCCGGACAAGGTGCTCTCCCAGCTCGGTAACCGCGTGCAGCATGCCCTGCGCGCCTTCTCCGCGCGCGACCAGAAGGCAGTCAAGGCGGCCGCCGAGACCATGCGCGACAACCCCAGCCTCGACGAAGTCGCCGCCATCACCGAACTCGGCGTCGGCGAGGCGCTGGTCTCCTGCCTCGACGAGAAGGGCCGTCCCGGCGTGGTCCAGCGCGCCTTTGTCGTGCCGCCGCAGGGCCAGATCGGCCCCATCACCGATGCGCAGCGTCGCCAGCTGATGCAGAACTCCCTCGTCGCCGGCGTCTACGAGAAAGCGGTGGATCGCGAATCCGCCTACGAGATCCTCAAGGCGCGCGCCGCGCAAGCCGCCGCCGCGCCGCCGCCCCAGGCGCCGCCGCAGCAGCCAGGCGGTGGCGGCCTCCTCGGCGGGCTGGGCGACCTGCTCGGCGGCGGCTCGGGCCGGCGCCGCCAGTCGGTGGCCGAGGCGGCGGTGACGAGCGCTGCCCGCGCCATCGGCTCCAACCTGGGCCGGCAGATCGTGCGCGGCGTGCTCGGCTCGATACTGGGCGGCACCCGGCGCTGA
- the metK gene encoding methionine adenosyltransferase has protein sequence MSREFLFSSESVSEGHPDKVADQISDSVLDAILAVDKHGRVACETLVSTGLVVISGEITTTAHINYREIAQETIKRIGYDNSDIGFDYKSCAVLAAINRQSPDIAQGVNEGQGLDLEQGAGDQGLMFGYACNETPQLMPMPIYYAHRIMQRQAEVRRDGRLPWLRPDAKSQLTVKYVDDKPVSIDTVVVSTQHDPDVSHAQLSESVIEEIIKPVLPKEMLQGNVRYLVNPTGRFVVGGPHGDCGLTGRKIIVDTYGGAAHHGGGAFSGKDPSKVDRSAAYACRYVAKNVVAAGLADRCEVQVAYAIGVAKPVSLMVHTYGTGRIAEEKIEELIRKHFDLRPKGIIQSLDLLRPIYLKTAAYGHFGRDEPEFSWEALDKVAALKADAGL, from the coding sequence ATGTCCAGAGAGTTTCTTTTTTCGTCCGAATCGGTTTCCGAAGGCCATCCCGACAAGGTCGCCGACCAGATTTCCGATTCCGTCCTCGACGCCATCCTGGCCGTCGACAAGCACGGCCGCGTCGCCTGCGAGACGCTGGTATCCACCGGCCTCGTCGTGATCTCCGGCGAGATCACCACCACGGCGCACATCAACTACCGCGAGATCGCCCAGGAAACCATCAAGCGCATCGGCTACGACAACTCCGACATCGGCTTCGATTACAAGTCCTGCGCCGTGCTCGCCGCCATCAACCGCCAGTCGCCCGACATCGCCCAGGGCGTCAACGAAGGCCAGGGCCTCGACCTCGAGCAGGGCGCCGGCGACCAGGGCCTGATGTTCGGCTACGCCTGCAACGAGACGCCGCAGCTGATGCCGATGCCGATCTACTACGCCCACCGCATCATGCAGCGCCAGGCCGAGGTGCGCCGCGACGGCCGCCTGCCCTGGCTGCGGCCCGATGCCAAGAGCCAGCTGACGGTGAAATACGTCGACGACAAGCCGGTGTCCATCGACACCGTGGTGGTGTCCACCCAGCACGACCCCGACGTCTCCCACGCCCAGCTCTCCGAGTCGGTGATCGAGGAGATCATCAAGCCGGTGCTGCCCAAGGAGATGCTCCAGGGCAACGTGCGCTACCTGGTCAACCCGACCGGCCGCTTCGTCGTCGGCGGCCCGCACGGCGACTGCGGCCTCACCGGCCGCAAGATCATCGTCGACACCTACGGCGGCGCCGCCCACCACGGCGGCGGCGCCTTCTCCGGCAAGGATCCCTCGAAGGTCGACCGCTCGGCCGCCTACGCCTGCCGCTACGTCGCCAAGAACGTCGTCGCGGCGGGGCTGGCCGACCGCTGCGAGGTGCAGGTCGCCTACGCCATCGGCGTCGCCAAGCCGGTGTCGCTGATGGTGCACACCTACGGCACCGGCCGCATCGCCGAGGAAAAGATCGAGGAACTGATCCGCAAGCACTTCGACCTGCGGCCGAAGGGCATCATCCAGTCGCTCGACCTGCTGCGCCCGATCTACCTGAAGACCGCCGCCTACGGCCACTTCGGCCGCGACGAGCCGGAATTCAGCTGGGAAGCGCTGGACAAGGTGGCGGCGCTGAAGGCCGACGCCGGACTGTAA
- the ruvC gene encoding crossover junction endodeoxyribonuclease RuvC, with product MRILGIDPGLRITGFGIIEKTGSRLAYLSSGCVKTPEDGGLPLRLKTILDGLREVIAVHQPQQVAVEIVFVNVNPQSTLLLGQARGAAICAAVDAALPVAEYTALQVKQSVVGNGHAAKEQVQHMVRRLLALPGDPSPDAADALACAICHAHGGQGLGTLSTAGLSVRRGRLR from the coding sequence ATCCGCATCCTCGGCATCGACCCCGGTCTCAGGATCACGGGGTTCGGCATCATCGAGAAAACCGGCAGCCGGCTCGCCTACCTCAGCAGCGGCTGCGTGAAGACGCCCGAGGACGGCGGCCTGCCGCTGCGCCTGAAGACCATCCTCGACGGCCTGCGCGAGGTGATCGCCGTACATCAACCGCAGCAGGTCGCCGTCGAGATCGTCTTCGTGAACGTCAATCCGCAATCCACGCTGCTGCTCGGCCAGGCGCGCGGCGCCGCCATCTGCGCGGCGGTGGACGCCGCCCTGCCGGTGGCCGAATATACCGCCCTGCAGGTCAAGCAGTCAGTCGTCGGCAACGGCCATGCCGCCAAGGAACAGGTGCAGCACATGGTGCGGCGTCTGCTCGCCCTGCCGGGCGACCCCAGCCCGGATGCCGCCGATGCGCTGGCCTGCGCCATCTGCCACGCCCATGGCGGCCAGGGACTGGGCACCCTGTCCACCGCCGGCCTGAGCGTGCGCCGCGGCCGTCTGCGCTAG
- the ruvB gene encoding Holliday junction branch migration DNA helicase RuvB, protein MIETDRLISAAPESSQEAQIERALRPRKLEEYVGQQKIRDQLSIFIEAARKRGEALDHVLLFGPPGLGKTTLAHIIAHEMGVNLRHTSGPVLERAGDLAAILTNLEPHDVLFIDEIHRLSPVVEEILYPALEDFQIDIMIGEGPAARSVKLDLPPFTLVGATTRAGMLTNPLRDRFGIVSRLEFYTPEELARIVTRSAQLLNVEIAAEGAFEIARRARGTPRIANRLLRRVRDFAEVKAEGAITQKVADAALTMLDVDHVGLDIMDRKLLGAVLEKFAGGPVGLDNLAAAIGEARDTIEDVLEPYLIQQGYLQRTPRGRMATVATWRHFGLAAPGQNGSGELWGQ, encoded by the coding sequence ATGATCGAGACCGACCGCCTGATCTCCGCCGCGCCCGAATCCTCTCAGGAAGCGCAGATCGAGCGCGCGCTGCGGCCGCGCAAGCTGGAGGAATACGTCGGCCAGCAGAAAATTCGCGACCAGCTCTCCATCTTCATCGAGGCGGCCAGGAAGCGCGGCGAGGCGCTCGACCACGTCCTGCTGTTCGGCCCGCCGGGCCTGGGCAAGACCACCCTGGCACACATCATCGCCCACGAGATGGGCGTGAACCTCCGCCACACCTCCGGCCCGGTGCTGGAGCGCGCCGGCGACCTCGCCGCCATCCTGACCAACCTCGAGCCGCACGATGTCCTCTTCATCGACGAGATCCATCGCCTCTCGCCGGTGGTGGAGGAAATCCTCTACCCGGCACTGGAGGACTTCCAGATCGACATCATGATCGGCGAGGGACCGGCGGCGCGCTCGGTCAAGCTCGACCTGCCGCCGTTCACCCTGGTCGGCGCCACCACCCGCGCCGGCATGCTGACCAACCCGCTGCGCGACCGCTTCGGCATCGTCTCGCGCCTGGAGTTCTACACGCCGGAGGAGCTGGCCCGCATCGTCACGCGCTCGGCGCAACTGCTCAACGTCGAGATCGCCGCGGAAGGCGCCTTCGAGATCGCCCGCCGCGCCCGCGGCACGCCGCGCATCGCCAACCGCCTGCTGCGCCGCGTGCGCGACTTCGCCGAAGTGAAGGCCGAGGGCGCCATCACGCAAAAGGTCGCCGACGCGGCGCTGACCATGCTCGACGTCGACCACGTCGGCCTCGACATCATGGACCGCAAGCTGCTCGGCGCCGTGCTGGAGAAGTTCGCCGGCGGTCCGGTCGGCCTCGACAACCTGGCGGCCGCCATCGGCGAGGCACGCGACACCATCGAGGACGTGCTCGAGCCCTACCTGATCCAGCAGGGCTATCTGCAGCGCACGCCGCGCGGCCGCATGGCCACTGTCGCCACCTGGCGACACTTCGGCCTGGCCGCGCCCGGCCAGAACGGCAGCGGCGAACTCTGGGGCCAGTAA
- a CDS encoding DMT family transporter, protein MTFGAGNAGLLLAVLSAVAFSFKAIFVKLGLAHGADAVTLLALRMGFALPVFLVMAWRSGAAGLTQRDWLWLAALGLVGYYLSSLFDFLGLQYISAGLERLILFTYPTLVLLFSALFLGHKIRPAAWGALVLCYAGIGLAVSHDLTFAGASRNLIVGSLWVFASAVSYALFWMGSGHVVARIGAMRLSAFASIFACLFVLGHFAATRPLAALSVPPRAYLDGLALALVSTVLPIWLQAEALRRIGAPTAALVGTLGPVITIFLGWAILGEAMSPSQLAGAGLVIAGVLLVSVRKG, encoded by the coding sequence ATGACATTCGGCGCCGGCAATGCCGGCCTGCTGCTGGCGGTGCTGTCGGCCGTCGCGTTTTCCTTCAAGGCCATCTTCGTCAAGCTCGGCCTCGCCCACGGCGCCGACGCCGTGACGTTGCTGGCGCTGCGCATGGGCTTCGCGCTGCCGGTGTTCCTGGTCATGGCCTGGCGCAGCGGCGCCGCCGGCCTGACGCAGCGAGACTGGCTGTGGCTGGCGGCGCTGGGCCTTGTCGGCTACTACCTGTCGAGCCTGTTCGACTTCCTCGGCCTGCAGTACATCAGCGCCGGCCTCGAGCGGCTGATCCTGTTCACCTACCCGACGCTGGTGCTGCTGTTCTCGGCGCTGTTCCTCGGCCACAAGATTCGCCCGGCGGCCTGGGGCGCGCTGGTGCTGTGCTACGCCGGCATCGGCCTCGCCGTGTCGCACGACCTGACTTTTGCCGGCGCGTCGCGCAACCTGATTGTCGGCAGCCTGTGGGTGTTCGCCAGCGCGGTGAGCTATGCGCTGTTCTGGATGGGCTCGGGCCACGTCGTGGCGCGCATCGGCGCGATGCGCCTGTCGGCCTTCGCCTCGATCTTCGCCTGCCTGTTCGTGCTCGGCCACTTCGCGGCGACGCGCCCGCTCGCGGCGCTGTCGGTGCCGCCGCGCGCGTACCTCGACGGCCTGGCCCTGGCCCTGGTGTCCACCGTGCTGCCGATCTGGCTGCAGGCCGAGGCGCTGCGCCGCATCGGCGCGCCGACCGCGGCGCTGGTCGGCACGCTGGGGCCGGTCATCACCATCTTCCTCGGCTGGGCGATCCTCGGCGAGGCGATGTCGCCCAGCCAGCTCGCCGGCGCGGGGCTGGTGATCGCCGGCGTGCTGCTGGTAAGCGTGAGGAAGGGTTAG
- the ahcY gene encoding adenosylhomocysteinase — MTATAKAVSGFTDYKVADIDLAEWGRKEIAIAETEMPGLMAVREEFAATQPLRGARITGSLHMTIQTAVLIETLKALGAEVRWASCNIFSTQDHAAAAIAASGTPVFAYKGETLEEYWDYTHRIFEWPGHETAGKGANMILDDGGDATLLLILGAKAEQNPSVIAHPTNEEETALFASIRQRLAKHPGWYSKQLAGIQGVTEETTTGVKRLYQMAAEGSLPFPAINVNDSVTKSKFDNLYGCRESLVDGIKRATDVMVAGKVAVVAGYGDVGKGCAQSLRGLGATVWVTEIDPICALQAAMEGYRVVTMDEAAAHADIFVTATGNLRVIDHEHMKAMRNNAIVCNIGHFDSEIDIASLRQYRWENIKPQVDHVIFPDGKRIIVLAEGRLVNLGCATGHPSFVMSNSFTNQVLAQIELFTRGGEYKKNVYVLPKHLDEKVARLHLKKIGAHLTELSDEQATYLGLAKDGPYKPEHYRY, encoded by the coding sequence ATGACCGCAACAGCCAAAGCCGTTTCCGGCTTTACCGACTACAAGGTCGCCGACATCGATCTGGCCGAATGGGGCCGCAAGGAAATCGCCATCGCCGAGACCGAGATGCCCGGCCTGATGGCCGTGCGCGAGGAATTCGCCGCCACCCAGCCGCTGCGCGGCGCCCGCATCACCGGCAGTCTGCACATGACCATCCAGACTGCGGTGCTGATCGAGACGCTGAAGGCGCTCGGCGCCGAGGTGCGCTGGGCCTCCTGCAACATCTTCTCGACGCAGGACCACGCCGCGGCGGCCATCGCCGCCAGCGGCACGCCGGTGTTCGCCTACAAGGGCGAGACGCTGGAGGAGTACTGGGACTACACCCACCGCATCTTCGAGTGGCCCGGCCACGAGACGGCCGGCAAGGGCGCCAACATGATCCTCGACGACGGCGGCGACGCCACGCTGCTCCTGATCCTCGGCGCCAAGGCCGAGCAGAACCCCTCGGTGATCGCCCACCCGACCAACGAGGAAGAGACGGCGCTGTTCGCCTCCATCAGGCAGCGCCTCGCCAAGCATCCCGGCTGGTATTCGAAGCAGCTCGCCGGCATCCAGGGCGTGACCGAGGAGACCACCACCGGCGTCAAGCGCCTCTACCAGATGGCCGCCGAGGGCAGCCTGCCCTTCCCGGCCATCAACGTTAACGACTCGGTGACGAAGTCGAAGTTCGACAACCTCTACGGCTGCCGCGAGTCGCTGGTGGACGGCATCAAGCGCGCCACCGACGTGATGGTCGCCGGCAAGGTGGCCGTGGTGGCCGGCTACGGCGACGTCGGCAAGGGCTGCGCGCAAAGCCTGCGCGGCCTCGGCGCCACGGTGTGGGTCACCGAGATCGACCCGATCTGCGCCCTGCAGGCGGCGATGGAAGGCTACCGCGTCGTCACCATGGACGAGGCCGCGGCGCACGCCGACATCTTCGTCACCGCCACCGGCAATCTGCGCGTGATCGACCACGAGCACATGAAGGCGATGCGCAACAACGCCATCGTCTGCAACATAGGCCACTTCGATTCCGAGATCGACATCGCCTCGCTGCGCCAGTACCGGTGGGAGAACATCAAGCCGCAGGTCGACCACGTCATCTTCCCCGACGGCAAGCGCATCATCGTGCTGGCGGAGGGCCGCCTGGTGAACCTCGGCTGCGCCACCGGCCATCCCTCCTTCGTCATGAGCAACTCCTTCACCAACCAGGTACTGGCGCAGATCGAACTGTTCACGCGCGGCGGCGAATACAAGAAGAATGTCTACGTGCTGCCGAAGCACCTCGACGAGAAGGTGGCGCGCCTGCACCTGAAGAAGATCGGCGCGCACCTGACCGAGCTCTCCGACGAGCAGGCCACTTACCTCGGCCTGGCCAAGGACGGCCCGTACAAGCCGGAGCATTACCGGTACTGA